In one window of Leptospira sp. WS92.C1 DNA:
- the cysW gene encoding sulfate ABC transporter permease subunit CysW: protein MRQESLLARVILIGLVFFFTGLILLLPIYTVFHEAFSKGLAAYWEGIQEPDTISAFKLTLIVVAIAVPLNTLFGILSAFSVTRFEFPGKSWLLTIIDSPFSVSPVISGLIFILLFGRQGWFGPWLAENDIKIVFNTPGLVIATIFITLPFVARELIPLLESQGIEEEEAGLLLGASPLKVFFKIVAPGIKYGLLYGIILCNARAMGEFGAVSVLSGHIRGQTNTLPLQIEVLYNEYNSVAAFSAASLLVFLSLITLVAKQILERKIKTTKKEELLQQEV, encoded by the coding sequence ATGAGACAGGAATCATTGCTCGCACGTGTTATTCTCATCGGATTGGTTTTCTTTTTTACCGGATTGATCCTTCTCCTTCCGATCTATACGGTCTTTCATGAAGCTTTTTCAAAAGGACTCGCCGCATATTGGGAAGGAATCCAAGAACCCGATACAATCTCCGCATTCAAGCTCACCCTCATCGTGGTGGCGATTGCGGTTCCACTCAACACGTTGTTTGGAATCCTATCCGCATTTTCAGTGACCAGATTTGAATTTCCCGGAAAAAGTTGGCTCTTAACAATCATCGATTCTCCGTTTTCCGTTTCTCCGGTGATCTCCGGTTTGATCTTTATTCTTCTTTTTGGAAGACAAGGATGGTTCGGACCTTGGCTTGCAGAGAACGACATCAAGATAGTCTTCAACACACCGGGTCTTGTTATCGCTACGATCTTTATCACTCTTCCTTTTGTAGCGAGAGAATTGATTCCGCTTTTAGAATCCCAAGGAATCGAAGAAGAGGAAGCCGGTTTGCTTTTGGGGGCTTCTCCTTTAAAAGTGTTTTTTAAAATCGTAGCGCCCGGAATCAAATACGGACTGTTATACGGAATCATCCTCTGTAACGCAAGAGCGATGGGAGAATTCGGAGCCGTCTCCGTTCTTTCCGGACATATCCGAGGACAGACAAATACCCTGCCCTTACAGATCGAAGTCCTTTACAACGAATACAACTCGGTTGCGGCGTTTTCAGCGGCGTCTCTCCTCGTATTTTTATCCTTAATCACGTTGGTCGCAAAACAGATCTTGGAAAGAAAGATCAAAACAACCAAAAAAGAAGAATTGCTCCAACAAGAGGTATAG
- a CDS encoding trypsin-like serine protease, with protein MKTIGWKFFYFVGIVGCTSFGCISEHSSDDSWKNTLLALVLEEQTSISSEVDLTLREDLLSHQNTLRNPVYLPEGERQEVVSVYTSSGSEIKGACSGVLIDSRWVLTAAHCVCTRNSFTSNRCAPRSRITVSDLEEPYDRNHFGDVIAHPGYNPNYTTPTANDIALIRLDTPLPSRIQTARLLFAGDTTGWLTKKLVEFGFGKTGSKCKLSPYRDRVDLVGRQETKLIGSIGSRLLFDLVACPGDSGGPIFNQYENRVVALMTGEDNQSEWFGFWGKIVGTGPYIPKFEGFIRRNACGFGNPNWNSVNDWCGSSNLCKCNSGQGHCNSDSECHNGLVCKRNVGERFGYQSNVGVCHPPNMELPKICFAEDCRK; from the coding sequence ATGAAAACTATAGGATGGAAATTTTTTTATTTTGTAGGGATCGTTGGCTGTACCTCCTTCGGTTGTATCAGCGAACACTCCTCCGATGATTCTTGGAAGAATACTCTTTTAGCTTTAGTTTTGGAAGAACAAACTTCAATTTCTTCCGAAGTTGACTTAACGCTCCGAGAAGATTTGCTTTCGCACCAAAATACTCTTAGAAACCCTGTTTATCTTCCGGAAGGCGAGCGCCAAGAGGTCGTAAGCGTCTATACGTCTAGTGGATCCGAAATAAAAGGTGCTTGTTCTGGAGTACTGATCGATTCTCGTTGGGTTTTAACCGCGGCGCATTGCGTTTGCACTCGGAATAGTTTTACCAGCAATCGCTGTGCTCCTCGCAGTCGAATAACAGTTTCGGATTTAGAGGAACCATACGACAGAAATCATTTTGGAGACGTGATCGCACATCCTGGATACAACCCAAATTATACGACCCCAACTGCGAACGATATTGCTTTAATTCGTCTCGACACTCCTCTTCCAAGTAGAATTCAAACCGCACGACTTTTATTTGCAGGGGATACTACGGGATGGTTGACCAAAAAATTAGTGGAATTTGGATTCGGTAAAACTGGATCTAAATGCAAACTATCGCCTTATAGAGACAGAGTTGATTTGGTAGGTAGACAAGAAACAAAACTAATAGGAAGCATAGGATCTAGGCTTTTATTCGATCTAGTTGCTTGTCCTGGGGATTCGGGTGGACCAATTTTTAATCAATATGAAAATCGAGTAGTAGCACTCATGACCGGAGAAGACAATCAATCCGAATGGTTTGGATTTTGGGGTAAGATCGTTGGTACCGGACCTTACATTCCAAAATTTGAAGGATTCATCCGTCGTAATGCGTGTGGATTTGGGAATCCGAATTGGAATTCGGTGAACGATTGGTGCGGTAGTTCGAACTTGTGCAAATGCAATAGTGGCCAAGGACACTGCAACTCCGATTCAGAATGTCACAACGGACTGGTGTGTAAACGAAACGTAGGTGAACGTTTTGGATACCAGTCGAACGTAGGCGTTTGTCATCCTCCGAATATGGAATTACCCAAAATTTGTTTTGCAGAAGACTGCCGAAAGTAA
- the cysT gene encoding sulfate ABC transporter permease subunit CysT has product MFNLNVKTKPYGKTAFGLSLGITVTYLSLIVIIPLGALFLKSSGIGWEGFWKLLTNERILGALYLSFGAGAIAAIINLFVGFLFAWVLVRYEFPGKALLDSLVDLPFTLPTAVAGIALTTIYSKNGMIGSLLEPYGIKIAYTPIGIVIALVFIGFPFVVRTVQPVLEEFPKELEESAYCLGANRWQIFRRVIFPELIPPMITGAAMAFARGIGEYGSVVFISGNLPGKTEILPLLIVTKLEQYQYEEATGIALIMLVISFTILLGINILQTASARRKG; this is encoded by the coding sequence GTGTTCAATTTGAATGTAAAAACCAAACCCTACGGTAAGACAGCCTTCGGCCTTAGTTTAGGAATCACAGTCACCTATCTGAGTTTGATCGTAATCATTCCGTTAGGCGCTCTTTTCCTAAAAAGTTCCGGAATCGGTTGGGAAGGTTTTTGGAAACTTCTCACAAACGAAAGGATCTTGGGAGCCCTTTATCTAAGTTTCGGAGCCGGAGCGATAGCGGCGATCATCAATTTGTTTGTGGGATTCCTGTTTGCATGGGTATTGGTTCGTTACGAATTTCCGGGCAAGGCACTCTTGGATTCTCTTGTGGATCTTCCGTTTACCTTGCCGACTGCGGTCGCGGGAATCGCACTCACTACCATCTATTCGAAAAACGGAATGATCGGAAGCCTTTTGGAACCTTACGGAATCAAAATCGCATACACTCCGATCGGAATCGTCATCGCACTTGTATTCATCGGATTCCCTTTCGTGGTAAGAACCGTACAGCCGGTTTTGGAGGAATTTCCGAAAGAGCTGGAGGAATCCGCATATTGTTTAGGAGCCAATCGCTGGCAAATCTTTCGCAGGGTGATCTTTCCGGAGCTAATTCCCCCCATGATCACAGGGGCCGCAATGGCATTTGCAAGAGGAATCGGAGAATACGGATCCGTCGTTTTTATCTCCGGTAACCTTCCCGGAAAGACGGAAATTCTCCCGCTCCTAATCGTCACCAAACTGGAACAATATCAATACGAAGAAGCGACTGGAATCGCATTGATCATGCTCGTCATTTCGTTTACTATATTATTGGGAATTAATATTCTTCAGACGGCTTCCGCAAGGAGAAAAGGATGA
- a CDS encoding sulfate/molybdate ABC transporter ATP-binding protein, translated as MGIEVKNISKRFGNFTAIDNLSLEVPSGNLVALLGPSGSGKTTLLRIIAGLEDSDTGQVIFEGKEVGTKNAKDRGVGFVFQHYALFRHMTIFENIAFGLEVRKRSERPNKEAIREKVMSLLKLVQLENFHNRYPAELSGGQRQRIALARALAIEPRFLLLDEPFGALDAKVRKELRNWLRRLHDEIHITSVFVTHDQEEALEVSDQVVILRSGKIEQIGTPDEVYNHPKNSFVFHFLGDVNLFHGRVKSGQTQLGEIKVDAPEHSEIENASAVGYVRPYDVEILRQAIDAQTIPAEIQYIHSTGRTVKIDLKRLDTGAILESQLNSTEFQTLNLLPGETVHIRFRKVKVYVEDYTI; from the coding sequence ATGGGAATCGAAGTAAAAAACATATCCAAACGATTCGGAAATTTTACCGCAATCGACAATCTATCTTTGGAAGTTCCGTCCGGAAATCTGGTTGCGTTACTCGGTCCTTCCGGTTCCGGTAAAACCACGTTGTTGCGAATCATCGCAGGACTGGAAGACTCCGACACAGGTCAGGTGATCTTTGAAGGAAAGGAAGTGGGTACAAAAAACGCGAAAGACAGAGGAGTCGGTTTCGTTTTTCAACACTACGCCCTTTTCAGACATATGACCATTTTTGAAAATATCGCGTTCGGACTCGAGGTCAGAAAAAGATCCGAAAGACCAAACAAAGAAGCGATTCGAGAAAAGGTGATGAGCCTTCTCAAACTCGTTCAACTGGAGAATTTTCACAATCGTTATCCAGCGGAACTTTCAGGAGGACAAAGGCAGAGGATCGCGTTAGCCAGAGCTCTTGCCATCGAGCCTCGTTTTTTACTGTTAGACGAACCATTTGGAGCCTTGGACGCAAAGGTCAGAAAAGAATTGAGAAACTGGCTTCGTCGTCTGCACGATGAAATACATATAACGAGTGTATTTGTAACTCACGATCAAGAAGAAGCTCTCGAGGTTTCGGATCAAGTAGTCATTCTCAGATCCGGAAAAATAGAACAGATCGGAACCCCGGACGAAGTTTACAATCATCCGAAAAATTCCTTTGTCTTTCACTTTCTGGGGGATGTGAACTTGTTTCACGGTCGAGTAAAATCCGGGCAAACGCAACTCGGTGAAATCAAAGTAGATGCGCCGGAACATTCCGAAATCGAAAACGCTTCCGCCGTAGGTTACGTTCGTCCCTATGACGTGGAAATTCTAAGACAGGCGATCGACGCACAAACGATCCCTGCGGAAATTCAGTATATTCATTCCACAGGAAGAACGGTAAAAATCGATCTCAAACGTTTGGATACGGGTGCGATTTTAGAATCCCAACTCAATTCTACCGAATTTCAGACATTAAATCTGTTACCAGGAGAAACGGTTCATATCCGATTTAGAAAGGTGAAGGTTTATGTGGAAGATTACACGATCTGA
- a CDS encoding putative quinol monooxygenase, producing the protein MIVIASSYKIFEEKIEDFKKISREMAKESLETENGILRLDVLQADGDPGKFLFMEVYKSETARKAHLETPQFISWRRAVPEWLSQGSTSIQYAPIHIDLPE; encoded by the coding sequence ATGATCGTGATCGCTTCCTCTTATAAAATTTTTGAAGAAAAGATAGAAGATTTCAAGAAAATCAGCCGGGAAATGGCAAAGGAATCTTTAGAAACCGAAAACGGAATCCTCAGATTGGACGTATTGCAGGCGGACGGAGATCCCGGAAAATTCTTATTTATGGAAGTGTATAAAAGTGAAACGGCAAGAAAAGCGCATCTGGAAACCCCACAATTTATTTCCTGGAGAAGAGCCGTACCGGAGTGGTTAAGCCAAGGAAGCACATCTATCCAGTATGCTCCGATTCATATCGATCTTCCGGAATAA
- a CDS encoding DUF445 family protein, translating into MFFAASDFVKTPFRKRQIFSNSLLIAFSVAILFILFFGNRETPIIKILLSALEGGLIGGLCDWFAVWKTYQAIEEDSSKLASEIGNWVAGDLLHHEVIRSRIRMVLEDPNTRDDVHNVLLETFGNEEKTKEVLNQLFERVEEDIIEYIIHYEFTGTDVALLKELNRQKEVMDTIKLLIGESMIKVADTEEFKSLLQEILGKMNLVAQVVLGLVVDFPKKLKEYGTHVKEGLVIESKDEKTIEKLVNLMAASTETYISSWNELPLEQREKAVRALMGYLKDQASRLLGTLIQTHLKEIGEITTLQEYAPLRSVLEFVEKRVDEGVSGYIGKQITTRLQSLDPKDLRKNLEWKTRNVLETIRINGSILGFFLGSVAGLIRFFL; encoded by the coding sequence ATGTTCTTTGCCGCTTCCGATTTTGTAAAAACTCCATTTCGAAAAAGACAGATCTTTTCCAATTCCCTTTTGATCGCGTTTTCGGTGGCGATTCTTTTCATTCTATTTTTTGGAAATCGGGAAACACCGATAATCAAAATTCTTCTTTCCGCTTTGGAAGGCGGATTGATCGGAGGGCTCTGTGATTGGTTCGCCGTTTGGAAAACCTATCAAGCGATCGAAGAAGACAGCTCTAAGCTTGCTTCGGAAATCGGAAATTGGGTGGCGGGAGATCTTTTGCACCACGAAGTTATTCGATCCCGGATACGAATGGTTCTCGAAGATCCCAACACAAGAGACGATGTGCACAATGTGCTTTTGGAAACCTTTGGAAACGAAGAAAAGACAAAAGAGGTTTTGAATCAGCTTTTCGAACGTGTGGAAGAGGATATCATCGAGTATATTATACATTATGAATTTACCGGGACCGACGTCGCTCTTTTAAAGGAACTCAACCGCCAAAAGGAAGTTATGGACACGATCAAACTCTTGATCGGAGAATCCATGATCAAGGTCGCTGATACGGAGGAATTTAAATCCCTTCTTCAGGAAATTTTGGGAAAGATGAATCTCGTCGCGCAGGTCGTGCTCGGTCTTGTCGTTGACTTTCCGAAAAAACTGAAAGAATACGGAACTCATGTCAAAGAAGGTTTGGTGATCGAATCCAAAGATGAAAAGACGATTGAAAAGTTGGTCAATCTCATGGCTGCTTCCACTGAAACTTATATCTCCTCTTGGAACGAACTTCCGCTGGAACAAAGGGAAAAGGCGGTTCGAGCTTTGATGGGATATTTGAAAGATCAGGCCAGTCGTCTTCTTGGAACCTTGATTCAAACCCATTTGAAAGAAATCGGAGAGATCACGACCCTTCAGGAATACGCTCCTCTTCGTTCCGTTCTCGAATTTGTGGAAAAGAGAGTGGATGAGGGCGTTTCCGGCTATATCGGAAAACAGATCACAACCAGACTCCAGAGTTTGGATCCGAAGGATCTTCGTAAAAACTTAGAATGGAAAACCAGAAATGTTCTGGAAACAATTCGTATCAATGGAAGTATTTTGGGTTTCTTTTTGGGAAGTGTGGCCGGTCTGATCCGCTTTTTTCTTTAA
- a CDS encoding Rrf2 family transcriptional regulator, whose protein sequence is MTSRFTVAIHILSLLSLSEGKTKTSEELAESVNTNPVVIRKILSLLKTRGIVRNQMGPNGGYILAKPSIEISLKEIYEAIDEKIFQMHSKTPNKKCICGHSIQPILSKVYEKAEKVLEEELGSTNLHLITREILTFPKR, encoded by the coding sequence ATGACAAGCCGGTTTACAGTTGCGATTCACATCCTCTCTCTTCTATCTCTGAGCGAGGGAAAAACCAAAACGTCCGAAGAACTCGCAGAAAGTGTAAACACAAACCCGGTTGTTATTCGTAAAATTCTTTCCCTTCTCAAAACCCGGGGAATCGTGCGTAATCAGATGGGACCTAACGGTGGTTATATCCTCGCAAAACCTTCGATAGAAATCAGTCTCAAAGAAATCTATGAGGCCATAGACGAAAAGATTTTTCAGATGCATTCCAAAACCCCGAACAAGAAATGTATCTGTGGTCATTCCATCCAACCGATTCTTTCTAAGGTTTATGAAAAGGCGGAGAAAGTTCTCGAAGAAGAACTCGGCTCCACCAATTTGCATTTGATTACGCGAGAAATTCTTACATTTCCCAAACGATAA
- a CDS encoding pirin family protein, giving the protein MEAVYHAQETRGKADFGWLKSRHSFSFSSYFDPNRMQFGKLRVLNDDIVIAGKGFPPHSHENMEIVSIPLFGSLQHEDSEGNHSVIQSGEVQIMSAGTGIVHSEYNASPSDPVNFLQIWILPEKLGIQPRYEQKKFNVEDRQGKFQTVVSPEIGNGAVWINQKVTFSLAQGKKGFKIDYIPKNKNGGVYFFLVSGSVEIDGKKLSARDGLGLPISEKLKITCLEESEILAIDTPL; this is encoded by the coding sequence ATGGAAGCAGTATATCACGCGCAAGAAACCAGGGGAAAGGCGGATTTCGGATGGCTCAAAAGTAGACATTCATTCAGCTTTAGTTCCTATTTTGATCCGAATCGAATGCAATTTGGAAAGCTCCGAGTTCTCAATGACGATATCGTGATCGCTGGAAAGGGATTCCCGCCACATTCCCATGAGAATATGGAGATTGTATCCATTCCTCTTTTCGGAAGTCTACAACACGAAGACAGCGAAGGAAATCATTCCGTTATTCAATCCGGAGAAGTGCAGATCATGTCCGCCGGAACTGGAATCGTTCATTCCGAATACAACGCTTCTCCGAGCGATCCTGTGAACTTTTTACAGATCTGGATTCTTCCGGAAAAGCTGGGAATTCAACCTCGATACGAACAAAAGAAGTTTAACGTGGAAGATCGGCAGGGAAAATTTCAAACGGTTGTCTCTCCCGAAATCGGAAACGGCGCTGTTTGGATCAATCAAAAGGTCACTTTTTCTCTGGCTCAAGGAAAAAAAGGATTCAAAATCGATTATATTCCAAAAAATAAAAACGGAGGAGTTTATTTTTTTCTCGTCTCAGGCAGTGTTGAGATCGATGGAAAAAAACTTTCGGCCAGGGACGGACTTGGACTTCCGATTTCAGAAAAATTGAAGATCACTTGTCTGGAAGAATCCGAAATTCTCGCAATTGATACCCCACTCTGA
- a CDS encoding sulfate ABC transporter substrate-binding protein codes for MKTKIFKIAAIAFFGTIGSINLSAKEVTLLNVSYDPTRELYAEYNKLFANYWKSKTGDEVRINQSHGGSGKQARSVIDGLEADIVTLALAYDIDIIASKSLIARDWLKSLPNNSTPYTSTIVFVVRKGNPKNIKDWDDLVRSKVSVITPNPKTSGGARWNYLAAWAFAQKKFNNDTGKVQDFIKTLFKNVPVLDSGARGSSNTFAQNGIGDVLIAWENESFLILDEFGKDKYEIVFPSISILAEPPVAIVEKNAEKHGTLETAKAYLKSLYSEAAQEIIAKHGYRPRSATVLKKYESKFPKLELITVNGHFGGWHKAQKDHFADGASFDQLYVK; via the coding sequence ATGAAAACAAAAATATTCAAAATCGCGGCGATCGCCTTTTTTGGGACGATCGGTAGTATCAACCTTTCGGCAAAAGAAGTAACTCTTCTGAACGTGTCCTACGATCCGACCAGAGAACTTTATGCGGAATACAATAAACTTTTCGCAAACTACTGGAAATCAAAAACCGGTGACGAAGTGAGAATTAACCAATCTCACGGTGGATCCGGAAAACAAGCGAGATCCGTGATCGACGGATTGGAAGCGGATATCGTAACTTTAGCGCTTGCGTATGATATCGATATCATCGCATCCAAAAGTTTGATCGCAAGAGATTGGCTAAAAAGTCTTCCCAACAACAGCACACCTTACACTTCTACGATCGTCTTCGTTGTAAGAAAGGGAAATCCCAAAAACATAAAAGATTGGGACGATCTTGTACGATCTAAAGTGAGTGTGATTACTCCAAATCCGAAAACGAGTGGCGGAGCAAGATGGAACTATCTTGCGGCATGGGCATTCGCGCAAAAAAAATTTAACAATGATACCGGAAAGGTGCAAGACTTTATCAAAACATTATTTAAGAATGTTCCAGTTTTAGATTCGGGAGCGCGCGGGTCTAGCAACACATTCGCACAAAACGGAATCGGAGACGTTCTCATCGCATGGGAAAACGAATCCTTTCTTATCTTGGACGAATTCGGAAAAGACAAATACGAGATTGTCTTTCCTTCCATCAGCATTCTCGCGGAACCTCCGGTCGCAATCGTTGAAAAGAACGCGGAAAAACACGGAACTCTGGAAACCGCAAAGGCATATCTAAAATCCCTCTATTCGGAAGCAGCTCAAGAAATCATCGCAAAACACGGATATCGTCCGAGAAGTGCGACGGTGTTGAAAAAATACGAATCCAAGTTTCCAAAATTGGAATTGATCACGGTAAACGGACATTTCGGGGGATGGCATAAGGCTCAGAAAGATCATTTCGCGGACGGGGCCTCCTTTGACCAACTCTATGTAAAATAA
- a CDS encoding S1C family serine protease, translated as MIQWIHADAKDSLNKNSQYSSRESEENLMDAYSKAVTSVVETVSPAVVHLKVAGNPSGGSGSGFLISPDGFIVTNQHVVENSKEIVAEFPDGRSLKTMKIGEDPMTDIAVLKVTGNEQFPYLNFSNPSSIKVGQLAIAIGNPLGYESTVTAGVVSALGRSLRSRSGRLIEDVIQTDAALNPGNSGGPLVNSGGKLIGINTAIIPSAQGICFAVGSGTAEYVITRLMKNGFVKRGYLGIAGQNQSIPSRLKIFNKLEQDSGVFVVEVEKSSPAKSSLLRKGDMILSLNDQVIRSIDDMHRTLDESTIQKELPIRVLREGSLRTFQIRSGEI; from the coding sequence ATGATTCAATGGATTCATGCGGATGCAAAGGACTCGCTTAATAAAAATTCTCAATATTCTTCCAGAGAATCGGAAGAGAACCTGATGGATGCTTATTCCAAAGCGGTTACTTCCGTTGTGGAAACGGTAAGTCCAGCGGTCGTTCATCTCAAAGTTGCGGGAAATCCGAGCGGAGGATCGGGTTCCGGTTTTCTGATTTCACCGGACGGCTTCATTGTCACCAACCAACACGTGGTTGAAAATTCCAAAGAGATCGTTGCGGAATTTCCGGACGGTAGAAGTTTAAAGACGATGAAGATCGGAGAAGATCCGATGACGGATATCGCCGTTTTAAAAGTCACCGGCAACGAACAGTTTCCGTATTTGAATTTTTCAAATCCCTCTTCGATTAAAGTAGGTCAACTCGCGATAGCGATTGGAAATCCTCTCGGATACGAATCCACGGTAACCGCCGGGGTCGTGAGCGCGCTTGGAAGAAGTTTGCGTTCCCGTTCCGGAAGACTGATTGAAGACGTGATCCAAACGGACGCGGCTCTCAATCCGGGAAACTCGGGCGGTCCGCTGGTCAATTCCGGAGGTAAATTGATTGGGATCAATACTGCAATCATTCCTTCCGCACAGGGAATCTGCTTTGCGGTAGGTTCCGGAACTGCCGAATATGTGATTACCCGTCTGATGAAAAACGGATTTGTAAAAAGAGGATATCTGGGAATCGCCGGCCAGAATCAGAGCATTCCCAGTAGATTAAAAATCTTTAATAAACTAGAACAGGATTCGGGAGTATTCGTCGTTGAAGTGGAAAAATCTTCTCCTGCGAAATCGAGCCTTCTGAGAAAAGGAGATATGATTCTTTCCTTAAATGATCAGGTCATACGTTCCATAGACGACATGCACAGAACTCTGGACGAATCTACGATTCAGAAAGAGCTCCCGATCCGAGTTTTGAGAGAAGGTTCTTTGCGCACCTTTCAGATTCGGAGCGGCGAAATCTAA
- a CDS encoding alginate export family protein, translating to MTQITAVTFLLFAIQFSLFSQDSKTEKAKTETTPILNLDPPSDVKYQEQPNDGKGIPEIQQELAKEEPYKSPYKGKLPGEFMKSMLLSPEHQDAVRKVERLWFGDILRVGFQVRPRFDYSHNGDFDKRTQDDRNFATQNSQVSFIIDPNQYIAAKVTIQDVRVFGGEQSRKDGQLGYLGLSNSAGIELQAAPTPTNSVSIKNNTDLREGFIQLKNFAEGFEIYLGRQIFGFGDNRYIGGRNDGQTGNSFDGARLKYNSKRFNSEAFTSIIAEDSNAGSGNNTANGAKRGSVNDTYLSGLYNTLKFEDFLIDLYYFNIDRKWEQGPKPLTSEDRTRQRDDLNTVGFRLSNRTDNNRLPKTKSWDWTLEASWQSGRNGQRVNAGWDPFKQTVNGKRVYTENVEYDSRFFIAQTGYTFFDRFRVGIQYSFASGDPNRTDNKVATYDASFATRSGGFPYFDSGNGIVNATFWSNTKTKSIHLMYNTEKYGRFIFVAYDVQKASENDAWYSSGGTANTGWTTENVTGAAFGGYKRGERGGKRLFYEFDFIYQFYLKDYVSIWTGASYLLAGDAVRNARVNPWATNANDRYTLDGKSYSFFLFVQFAM from the coding sequence ATGACTCAAATAACTGCCGTAACCTTTTTGCTCTTTGCAATTCAATTTAGCCTTTTTTCTCAAGATTCCAAAACTGAAAAAGCAAAGACAGAAACGACTCCTATACTCAATCTCGATCCGCCCTCCGATGTAAAATATCAGGAACAACCGAACGATGGAAAAGGAATTCCCGAAATTCAACAGGAACTTGCAAAAGAAGAACCTTATAAAAGTCCTTACAAAGGAAAACTCCCCGGGGAATTTATGAAATCGATGCTCCTTTCGCCCGAACACCAGGACGCCGTGAGAAAAGTGGAGAGACTTTGGTTTGGGGACATCCTTCGTGTCGGCTTTCAAGTTCGCCCTCGTTTTGACTACAGTCACAACGGAGATTTTGATAAGCGAACTCAAGATGATAGAAATTTTGCGACTCAGAACTCTCAAGTTTCCTTTATCATCGATCCAAACCAGTATATTGCCGCAAAAGTAACGATTCAGGATGTTCGAGTATTCGGAGGAGAACAGTCCAGAAAAGACGGACAACTCGGCTATCTCGGACTGAGTAACTCTGCGGGAATCGAACTCCAAGCTGCACCTACTCCAACCAATTCTGTCAGTATTAAAAATAATACGGATCTTCGAGAAGGTTTTATTCAATTGAAAAACTTTGCGGAAGGATTCGAGATTTATCTCGGAAGACAAATTTTCGGATTCGGAGACAATCGATACATCGGTGGACGAAACGACGGTCAAACCGGTAACTCTTTCGACGGAGCGCGTTTAAAATACAATTCCAAACGTTTTAACTCAGAGGCGTTTACTTCGATCATCGCAGAGGACAGCAACGCAGGTAGCGGAAACAACACCGCCAACGGAGCCAAACGAGGCAGCGTAAACGACACCTATCTATCAGGATTGTATAATACTCTTAAATTCGAAGATTTCTTAATCGATCTTTATTACTTCAATATCGATCGTAAATGGGAGCAAGGACCAAAACCTCTAACCAGCGAAGACAGAACCAGACAAAGAGACGACCTAAATACCGTCGGCTTTCGTCTTTCCAACCGTACGGATAACAACCGTTTGCCAAAAACAAAATCCTGGGACTGGACCCTGGAAGCCTCCTGGCAATCGGGACGCAACGGTCAAAGAGTCAATGCTGGTTGGGATCCTTTCAAACAAACCGTAAACGGCAAAAGAGTCTATACAGAAAATGTGGAATACGATTCCCGCTTTTTTATCGCACAAACCGGTTACACATTCTTTGACAGATTCAGAGTGGGAATTCAGTATTCCTTTGCTTCCGGAGATCCGAACAGAACGGACAACAAAGTAGCGACCTATGACGCTTCCTTTGCTACAAGATCCGGCGGTTTCCCTTACTTCGACTCGGGAAACGGAATCGTAAACGCGACCTTCTGGTCAAACACAAAAACAAAATCGATCCACTTGATGTATAACACCGAAAAATACGGAAGATTTATCTTCGTTGCCTATGACGTGCAAAAGGCCTCCGAAAACGATGCCTGGTATTCTTCCGGCGGAACCGCAAACACAGGCTGGACCACGGAAAACGTAACCGGAGCGGCATTTGGAGGATACAAAAGAGGAGAAAGAGGTGGTAAACGATTGTTTTACGAATTCGACTTTATCTACCAATTTTATCTCAAAGATTACGTTTCGATCTGGACCGGAGCTTCGTATCTGCTCGCGGGCGACGCGGTTCGGAATGCAAGAGTCAATCCTTGGGCTACAAACGCAAACGATCGTTATACCTTGGATGGAAAGTCTTATAGCTTTTTCTTATTCGTTCAATTTGCAATGTAA